A window of Citrus sinensis cultivar Valencia sweet orange chromosome 7, DVS_A1.0, whole genome shotgun sequence contains these coding sequences:
- the LOC102611232 gene encoding probable polygalacturonase, protein MQKEKAMKSEKLKGNFSRPSWATLVLIVTLITILSLQITKKSVLSPKRVGFSGADGAIFDPDSCAAGLLGDQYLPERKVVMSIKDFGGVGDGTTSNTEAFRKAVRYMQGFGDKGGAQLNVPEGLWLTGSFNLTSNFTLFLEKGAVILGSQDMDEWPIIDPLPSYGRGRERLGGRHISLIHGDHLTNVIITGYNGTIDGQGQMWWDLWWNRTLKHTRGHLVELMNSNNILISNLTFRNSPFWTIHPVYCRNVVIKGMTILAPLNAPNTDGIDPDSSTNVCIEDCYIESGDDLVAVKSGWDHYGIAMARPSSNIVVRRVSGTTPTCSGVGIGSEMSGGIFNVTVDQLHVWDAAAGVRIKTDKGRGGYIENITIRNIKMERVKIPIRISRGSNDHPDEGWDPKALPKIRGISFVNVVSENTTKAPVLAGIIGTQFEEICMKNVSLLGLAPSAKWQCQFVSGFTSQVFPLPCPQLQNKSSSWCSFS, encoded by the exons atgcaaaaagaaaaggcaatgAAATCAGAAAAGCTGAAGGGGAATTTCAGCCGGCCATCATGGGCGACACTTGTGCTAATCGTCACTCTCATAACAATCCTCTCCTTACAAATCACAAAGAAGTCCGTTTTGTCGCCCAAACGGGTCGGTTTCTCGGGAGCCGATGGAGCGATATTCGACCCGGACTCGTGTGCCGCCGGGTTGCTGGGGGATCAGTACTTGCCGGAGAGAAAAGTCGTGATGTCGATAAAGGATTTCGGAGGAGTTGGAGACGGGACGACGTCGAATACAGAAGCGTTCCGGAAAGCGGTTCGGTACATGCAAGGCTTCGGCGACAAAGGTGGGGCCCAGTTGAACGTTCCGGAAGGCTTGTGGCTCACCGGAAGCTTCAATCTCACCAGTAACTTCACGCTGTTTCTTGAAAAAGGCGCTGTCATTTTAGGCTCTCAg GACATGGATGAATGGCCTATCATAGATCCTTTGCCTTCTTATGGAAGAGGGAGGGAGAGATTAGGAGGGAGACATATTAGCCTAATTCATGGGGATCATTTGACCAATGTCATTATAACAG GATATAATGGAACGATTGATGGTCAAGGACAGATGTGGtgggatttatggtggaacaGAACACTGAAGCACACAAGAGGCCATCTTGTGGAACTGATGAACTCTAACAATATCCTAATCTCTAATCTCACCTTCCGTAATTCTCCGTTTTGGACTATCCACCCTGTTTACTGCAG GAATGTTGTTATCAAAGGGATGACAATCCTGGCTCCTCTTAATGCACCAAATACTGATGGTATAGACCCAG ACTCGAGCACGAATGTGTGTATTGAAGATTGTTACATTGAAAGTGGGGATGATCTGGTGGCTGTGAAGAGCGGATGGGACCATTATGGCATTGCAATGGCTCGTCCAAGTTCAAACATCGTAGTGAGGAGAGTTTCGGGCACTACCCCAACTTGTTCAGGAGTTGGAATAGGTAGTGAGATGTCTGGAGGGATTTTTAATGTAACTGTAGATCAATTGCATGTTTGGGATGCAGCAGCTGGGGTTCGTATAAAGACCGACAAAGGTAGAGGCGGGTATATTGAAAATATCACCATAAGGAATATAAAAATGGAGAGAGTCAAGATACCTATAAGGATCAGTCGAGGTTCTAATGACCATCCGGATGAAGGATGGGATCCCAAAGCTCTTCCTAAAATAAGGGgtatttcttttgttaatgTGGTCAGCGAAAATACAACAAAAGCCCCAGTACTGGCAGGCATTATAGGTACACAATTTGAAGAGATCTGCATGAAAAATGTTAGTTTATTAGGTCTAGCCCCATCGGCGAAATGGCAATGTCAATTCGTTTCAGGTTTTACCAGTCAGGTGTTCCCTTTGCCATGTCCCCagttacaaaacaaaagttcatCTTGgtgttctttttcttga
- the LOC102611607 gene encoding photosystem I reaction center subunit N, chloroplastic, translated as MAAMNSSVLACNYAISGSAGSSELNAKIVSVSTPAVHGHKMPVIRAQQVDVSKESRGTDGRRAAMALLAVTLFTTATAAASSANAGVIDEYLERSKANKELNDQKRLATSGANFARAYTVQFGTCKFPENFTGCQDLAKQKKVPFISDDLELECKGKDKYKCGSNVFWKW; from the exons ATGGCAGCCATGAACTCTAGTGTACTCGCATGCAACTATGCCATTTCAGGCAGTGCTGGATCATCTGAGCTCAATGCAAAGATTGTTTCGGTTTCAACCCCGGCTGTGCATGGCCACAAAATGCCTGTGATCAGAGCTCAACAAGTtgatgtttcaaaagaatcaaGAGGAACTGATGGAAGGAGAGCTGCCATGGCTCTTCTAGCAGTTACCCTTTTCACCACAGCTACTGCTGCTGCTTCTTCTGCTAATGCTGGGGTCATCGATGAATACCTTGAGAGAAGCAAAGCCAACAag GAATTGAATGACCAGAAGAGATTGGCAACAAGTGGTGCAAACTTTGCCAGAGCATACACTGTTCAATTTGGCACATGCAAGTTCCCTGAGAACTTCACAGGCTGCCAAGATCTTGCCAAGCAAAAG aaAGTGCCATTCATCTCGGATGATTTGGAATTGGAGTGCAAAGGGAAAGATAAATACAAGTGTGGTTCCAATGTTTTCTGGAAATGGTGA